CTGCACAGACTCATCAGGAAAGGAagggtgaaaaaaaaagttacagaaCCATACAACCATACAGACAAGACATCTATGGTATTTTGCCTAACTATCTGTACATGGTAAGCACACAAATACACAATAAATGTGAAAATAATCAATTGAATGAGAATAGtcacaaaggaaaaaaaaaagtcattaatCAATTTCCTATTCTATTTGATTCTCTTGATTTTCTCAAAATACGAATATAGATATAATTCAAATCTTTGTTTGATTGAAGTAATTTGAATGTCGAAAATTTGTCTTACATGTGTCTATCAGTAAATTCTGCACAATAATTCCAATCCACATTCTCATCCAAATAATATCATGTTTTTAAGCACTCAAATGCAAGAGGACTAGGGTATCTAGATTATGGATCACCATTGAGGATGATCATTCCCGGCTCATCATCAttaagattataattttttatcttcacGATTGGCAATATTTAATTCAGAAAGCAATTAGTTTCAGGTGAAAGCCAACTGAGTATTGCACTTCTAAAAGGTCAAGTTTTCCAAATTTAAAACGGGCTTACAAATAAGGGAAAGAATGAAACCAAGCACAAGCACTTCAACCAACCAATCTGTCAGATTCCACTGTTTGAAGTCTACTCACACCTTTTCTGACCACAAATATTCAACATATTTATAAAACTTATACTACATTGGCCAGTTGTTTAGTCATGTGACCATGTTAACAGGGCATATTCCCTCAGAAGACCGGATCAGCCCCATCCCTGTCCTTTTACTCCCTGCACGCGCGCGCGTGTGTTAGTGTGTCTGAAGGGGCACTAGTATACACAATCTATGACAAAAGATGAATCTGAACTCTGCAATACTAACCCAGTCAAAAAAACAAAGCATTAAATGATAGAAACTCTACAAAACCAATGATCAGGGGATACTAGGCTAAGAGGGTATATTTCAACAACTATGAACATACCCTTGACGATCCTTCCATGTAATCATAATTCTGACTGAACTCGTTTAAGCCAATAAATTCATCAATAGTCCACTGTGAGATATTTCCAGCTGTGGAACCACCACCAAAGGACACCTTGGCTGATGGAAACTCCCCAACTCCTCCAACTTCAGCGGGTAACACTTCATTATAATTTGATGGCTGGGGCGCTGTGGAAACCTTTCTAGAGACAGAAGAATCTGAAACTTTCTCCCCAGAATCTGACTTCAAAGAAGTTGAGGAAGCACCAGGGTCTGTAGCTTCAAGGCCTACTCTTACACCAGTTAGAAGAAACCTCTGATGACCAGAGACATAAGCATTTGCAGTGTGTATTGCCACATCACATTTTCTGCAGAGCAGAGCCCGATCTTCTAGACAGAAAAAATAGCCTAATGCTTCCTGTAAAGAGTAGTAGACTCAACCATCATCACAAGCTGATCCAAAATGACAAGCAGTTTAAATTGAACCAGGAcaagtaataaaataagaatatgaTAAAATGCTGACAATGGTTTCAATAACAAAGATATTTCAAACTTCATCTATAAGTCAGATTTCCTATAACAATAAAGCACAAAATGAGAGCAGAACATTTTCAAACCAAATAGACCTTTATGACCAATAAATACAAGGAATGCTCTTTCTATAACAATAAAAACAGAATTTAGTATAAACCCTCAAAatgtaaaatatcaataaaaaaaaggaacttATTTTTTAGATCATTTTCATTAAGACTTAAGTTATATTCAATGAaaatgttgtccaatgaaaTTAGCACTTGTTTGGTGGTCAAAATAGGCTAAGGATGGACAAGATAAGAGAACAGgataagaatagaaaaagatatAGACAGGAAAAGCTCTTATCCTATCATGTGTTTGACGCACAATAGATAATCTAGTGGatagtaatataatttttatgtaaatgacaaaATTATTCTTATGAGAAGTAATGGTAGTGGTGGCAACAATGACAAGAGTGGCAAAAATGGTGGCTGTGGCAACATTGATCGCGGCAATGGTGGTGATGAGGGTAGTGACAATGACAAGACTGATTGAAGTAACAATGGTGGGGTTGGTGGTGGGGCCAACGGTGATCATTGTTATGGTGGAGACAGCAGTTGTCATGTTTGTTATAGTTGTAGTAGTGGTGACAGTAGTAAGGGTGCTCACAGCCTACAtaattggtggtggtggtagtgaTTGAAGTGGCAACAATAGTTGTGGCAGCAGTAGTTTTAGCGATGGTGTAACAAAGAGTTGTCCCATGTGAGGTGGGGTGAAAGGGGGAAATTTTCTTTATCCTATCTAATTTATCCCTAAACCAACTCCTTTTTACGAATTAGGAAAACTTTTAAGCTCATGAATAGGATATAATATGCAAACAACTTAAGCTTATCCTATTCAAACAACTCACCAAACAATACATAAAATAAGATATGATAACAGTATCTAATACAGTCATTTGATAACACCCAACACCCTTTCCAAAGAACAGAAAATCTCCAATCAACACAACCccaccaaacaacaaaaaaagtaaaaaccacAAAAGCAACACACCTGACAAATGTCACATTTAGGCATATGAGAGGAAGAGGTAGAAAGAGGCACTCTCTGGTGCTTGCTGGCAAGCTTGTTAGCCGCATGAACCTTCTCATCACACTCCCAACACAGCCCAGCCTCATCAGCACAACAAAGAACCTTGGCCTCCGCAGCCTCACACACGTTACACTGAATCTTCATCCTCTCTACCCCAACCAAACCGAATTCCGGGTTCCACCCTCCCACACAAAAAATTCCCTCCTTTCCCTCAAAAAACACTTCCTTTTCCAAAAGGGTGTCTAATTCTACTGTCTACTCTGCATAAAACAATCAAATTAAGGCAAaacaaagttaaaattttaacacttttggagaaagaaaaaaagaagaagataaaacCCACTTGGAATTGAGAgagggaaaagaaagagaagaagaggtttgGGGCACCACGAAGCAGAGGAGCAGGGTTTAAGAAGTGGcggagaagagaaagaagaaaaaaatgaaggataTTTTTTGCGGCCACGAGGTTCATGTACACGTGGCAGCAAACGGGTAGTGTCGTGGCAGAGGAGACCGCCTGTGCTGGATTCAGTAATGCTACTGTAAGAaatcaaaatcttaaaaagaacaaaaatctaggatttatatatatatatatatatatacattcccAAAGGTGAAATTTTTGGCTGAAATTTTTTGGATATAGTTTTggatattttgtttttccttttttttaatttctatctgGGGGCTTTTGAGCTTTATATTTTTGCTAACCGGTGGAGAATACACATCCACTAATTTTGGGAAATGTTAGCATTCATGTGAACAAAATGAGAGGGGTACAGGGTTGTATCATGTCCCGCTGTACCCTGAGAAAATGGAATGGGAGTTTTGGGGGGAGCTTGCAAGGTGTGAAGTGAGGCCCCATTGTTTGGGCAAACGAAGGAGGGGGACGTAGATTATTAGTTCAGGCATGAGTGGGGGGATATTTTGTGGCACAAGAAGAGATACACCATGTTTTTGGCGAAAGAAAGGGAGGGAAAGAAATTGAAGTTCAAAACTTGGGATCTCAATGGGTGGAGTGGATTGAGCCAAGAGTGGGATATTTTGTTACATTGATAGTgaatattcaatgttttgatagTTAAATGGAACTAAGCTTGTTTTGTACCACAAAAAGAAGATAGTTTAATCGAATGTTTCTTGAAAAGTTGAATGTCATTTAACAtgtattttttagaaaaccagaaGATATTTGGAACTTTTATTTAacatctaattatttttttcccactTTAAGATAAAATGTTACCCCTAGTCATAATTTCATTCCCAAACTAGGGACATATCGTGTTTGGAATGACGTTCACACACCACATCCGCTACAAAAACCACACCCAAAACCCTTAATAATTCAGAAGTTATTTCTTATTGCTTCAAAGGGATGTGAAGAGAGAACAGTGATCCACGTTGGAATATTTTTTCCAAACACACGCTTAAAAATTTGGTGGGATCCACTTAAATTACTTTCATTGCAAATGTGAACTAAAAACTGATGAAATACAAAGTATATGTCCTTATTTCTAAAACAACCCTTCCTTTATTCCTCATGCTCGCGACTATTGTGGCATCAACTGTATACCCAtgaactttgtttttttttcttcttcttcttcaaaccGTAATCGTTGCCTTCTCCTGAAGCTCTCCTCGCAAACCCTGTTaaacaaaattagttatttacaaATGCACATAATCGATTATGCTTAAGGGAAAATCGATTATATaccttatatttttcttttaaaaaaagtttcgaGGCATATAATCGATTATGCCTCGGACATAATTGATTATatggatttttatttataaaaaaaattttcatattaaaaaacagaataaatatttaattgggaataaaatggaaattgaataaatgttttattttttttccttttcttacctACCTAGCCACTTCAATTCAAATATTTCAtctcttttttattctctttcatcTAAATCAAAATAACCTTTTCACTCTCTTTAATCTCTTTTTatcccttttcttttctcacacttttttttttcactctaccAAACACAAGCTAAGGGACCTTTAACATACAATTTTttgtatcatattttatttgataatagtttttttttagtatagaGAAAATTGAATAGAAGAGcataagaaaagagaagaataagggggggggggggtaagatttttattttttattttaaaaaagagagaggCATATAAAGAAATGCTTTTAGGCCTTGTGATCAAGCTATTTTCCTTTTGGTCATCTGGTCTAGATCAAGCTTAAACTATGCACCATTTGTCCATAGAACTAGGCCTTAAAAGTCCCTATATTCAGGCCTAACTTTAAGCTCAAACATAGACCCATTTACCTTGGCTTAGTAGTCTCATTTACTGGCATTGGCCCAAGATCATAATGTCTCAAGTTCGTTTTCTACATCTATTATGGCAACTGAGTGGTGCCAGTCAATGTATATGCTAATAAttaaatcagcaaaaaaaaaaaatcacaataacAATTGCTGGCAACTTTATAAGGCTTAATACACAGTTTTACCACAATTTTGAGCTGTATATTAATATGAATATTTGGCTGAATAGTCATTTCATTGATGAGGTATAAGAGTTTACGTAAAACTTTGGAAAAACACCACGGTGATCTGTCATATTACCGAACATGGTCCAAATAAAGACACATTACATTAAAGCTCCTAGGCTGTGTTTATTGAACTTGATGTAACAAAAACCAAATCCAATCCAATCCAAACACGCTCCACATCTTTGTTTACACTTCATTGCAAAATAAGGGAAAAGATTGCATTGACATTGAAAATTCCAATGCCTTATGGTTGGGATTATGATGTACTCTTATATAAGCCTATGAAAggcataaaaaaaatgctaatctGTATGTATTATGTAAGTTACCAAATCATTAGGCAGTTGCAGGATTGGTAGGCGACTGGCATATTTGGTCATGTATATCCATTGCAAGAACATTCTTTACAGCTAGCTATTAGCACCAAAATACAATAGCATGTTCAAGATGGGCCTgtttttaactttaataaaaGGGATATAACAAATCTCTCATCCACTATAAAGGATAAAAGATGAGATGCACTAAGTAGCAAAATGCCCTGGCTATCTGTGAACCACAAGACTTTCTTTCCATTATGAAATATACTCCCCTTGGAGCTTGAGTGATACTTACATGGGAATCTTTATGCTCCTCAATTTTAAAGTCTAGTCAGCTTCGAATTTATGGCCTGGATATTAATGCATGAGACTCAGAATTCCATTTGCCACTCAACTCAGCCCTTAAAGAAGGAATGGAACATTGCAAGCTTATAGCCATGTCAGCTCATGTGGCATATATTATTCGTTAAACACATTAATCCTCCAGCTAAATTTGCATATTCTCCTGATGACGATATACCACGAAACATACTTGACATCTTTTCTAACTATAACTGATGAGGCAAGAGAACTTTCAGGACTGGTGCTTTGGAAGATATCTCAATGATATCCCCAGCTTTGATGGTATGATTGATATGAGAACCATCAATATATATCACACCTTTTCTACAAGTCCATGTAGCGACTATTGTCTGGTCAGGTTTGATCAACCCATGCATATGGTCTGAGGTTGCCCCCGGTGAAATAGGTTCTCTTACCATGTATTGGAGATCCTGGGATAAAATGGGCATTGGAAATCCACCTGCCGATTGCATTGCAGCAGTTGAACCAGTAGCTGTTGAAACTCTTAGACCACTTGATCTGCAGTTAACTAGAGGAGAACATGGCTGGTCACCCTCTTTGATTCTGCAAAAATGCATGCTTAATTGGCTTCTTTACAGAGAATTAATGAACTGACATGGAAATAAGATATATGAGTTTAAGGGTTTTAATTTCTCATAGTGAAGCCCTTACCTGAAGGAGAACCTAGAAAGTGAAGCAGGACATGGATGTGAAATTAAGATATCATTGAGAGCAAAAGTTGGCAAGTGTAGTGCATTAACAGACATCACAATCCTTGTTAGTTCGGAAGGAACAATTTGACCTTCAAGTATACCATCTAAAACctgaaaaagattttaaaactAGATAGAAGAAATATCATACTGAAAGCAACAAAATGcacagataaaaataaattagttttgtctactttttattattacacTTTGTCCCATTTTCACCTTTCAGTTGCCCGCATAAGTAGGTCTGTAGGAGAATATTTGGCATGGAATTCATGTGTTGAGAGAAAATCCCTTAATTTGCATGTGTCATATGGGGAAACAACAAATTGTTATGTTTAGGACATACTTATTAGAAATTTGAGAACTTTTATTTTACGAATAGATTCCCCTTCAAAAGATATTGCCACTTGTGCTACAGGCTTGCAGCTCATCAACTTATGGACTACATTGGTATCAAATTATAAGCTTTGTAACAAAATTGAAACCTGCATCAAAGTTGAGTGGccaaaaaagtatttataaagGAGGGAAATGGATGTTCAATACACATCAACATAGGTTTCCTCATTTCACACCATTGTTTAGATGTAAGTTCAGAACCTCTCAAATCAGTCCTATCTCTGTTCCATGCTAAACTGGCCTTGACAGGTAAGTCATGATATATAAGGATTAAATTGGTTTCACAAGAGTAATTACTGGTTCATCATTATGATAAATTAACAATAGTGTCATCAAATTTTAACATTTCAAGTTACTGCATAATCAAACTTTCATTCAACACATGCTTGCTGCCACACCTCAAGGAgtagcaaggaagaaaaaaaatgattactgCCAATATTTCTATGCCAAACACAGGTAGAAAAGAGTTAATCTCACTTGTTCAAAGTTTTCAACAGTAGCAGCACAAAGATGGCCCGTGCTTCTGTGAGCATCAAATTCACTGCCGAACTCTTCCACCTATTGCAAATGAAATATGATCAAAATAGGCTATCTGGTCAGGTTGGTTCTTTATTGGCATAATCCAAAAGATGATCAAATACAATATTTGAACATTGAAGATAATATATcaatattaaaaccaaaactacaTGTATATACACCTCATCAATTTGTGTAGGGTCAGAATTCACTCCAAGAACAGGAATTTTGTCATCCATTAAATGGCTGGCCTGCAGAAGAGTTCCATCGCCACCAAGTGTAATAACTAGGTCAACATCATTGATGGGCTGTGACAAATTGTTACGGTGCACAGCTTTCCATTCAATTGACTTTTTTTGCAGAATAGCTTGACAAAAGTTTATTGCATCATGGTGCACCTTTCTCCTATTCTCCAAGAACTGTAAGATCTGCAAATTTTCCAACagcattcaaatttcaaattacaCTAGAAAGAACTACAACTAAGcccaacatccaagtaaaaatgcAAGCCTAAAACCCTGGAAGTACCCCTTATTAAGTAAGACATCAAGGACCAAGTTCCCGGATACTTCCTTAGGAATCAAAGCATAAAAATCAGTTTAGTAGTATCATATATTCTTATACTTTTCttcatacacacacatgacaatTTAGAGGAGTTCATCTTGACTATTCATGTATGGCTACTTATATAGTCAATATTAGCTCTTTTGATGAGAGCACACTATCACCTGATAGGAAATATAAGGTTGGCTTAgtagtgaagggagaagggagggAGAAAGAAGTCGTGGCTTCGAATTTCCCCcaaataacaaaaactaacatttgccgataaaaaaaaaaaaaaaaaacactatcacCTTATATCCTTCACACGCACgatcacacacacaaacacagtTATTTTCATGATTCTAGTTCATATGCAAGAAATTACTACCCCATGTTTTACCAATACAAACAAACACATATAAACAAGCATTGAGCATTTAACTAAAGCTTTTCTCGGTAGAGATGCAGTTGGACAGGAGGGAAACATCAATGTATCTGGAAAGGCacataaaaaatgtttgatcTTTTGATTTCCCACCGACCCATTTCACATTCCAACAAGCACAGCAAAACCAACCCCCCACATTGGCATTTCATCAAGCAAGATGTGTGCACATCGGAAAGTGGAAGTGCAGAACAAACCCTTCAGGCTTCAACCATGGTCTCCTATAAGAAGACTCAAAAACGCAAACAAACCCATCACGGGAAGTGGGTAACTAAGAATGCGAAAGGGGCGATGAAACGAAAAGGGAACATAGTGGATGATGCATCCAATGTTGAGAAGAAGGCATTACCTGAGGGTTGGTGTGGGAAGGTGGTGAAAATACAGTTATGGGTTTTAGTAGCAGTAACAGTCTCTTTAGCATCATTTTTGCCTTTGCTTTTGCTCTTTCGATTCTCCTCAAAACGTCAGCAACTTGAAAATTGCAATTGCAGGAGCATACAAACAAGCACCGTACCTTTGTTCGTTACGATGTTAGTTATGCATAAAGGTCtttatctcaaaaaaaaaaaaaaaaaacagaaataatgtatttttttattacttggaGTTGGACTAAAATATACTTTGTAGtcatctttcttttcatttagaTCCAATTTGATcccttttaaaataatgattattttttattttgagatacaattttaaagttatttatttatttgaccaTGTTTCATTAGATTTATCTTAATCGGCCAAGTTtcatgtttcaaataaaaaatggggctgtctcaaaataaataaaaaaatgataatgattttggaaaaacaaaatttaaaagaaaaattaccaaattgatttttttaaaataaagaccaaattgattcttaatattaaaattgtacTTTAACATATTACTTTGTTATTAAACATGCttaatattgttatataattttgtttcctTAATTTTAATAGTTTAGATATCATGTCTTATAATTTATGCATTACTAAAGGAGTGTGTGTATTGGattgtgattttaaaaaattactttcacataccttaaaaaaaattattctaagataaaaaaaagtctcctaaattttaaaagattaagtgAAAATGTTTGTCAAAAGactttataaacaaaatttattgacgaatttatatcataaaaattaaaaaatatttaaaagaattttatgaatttataagatttaaaataactttataattttttacatcaaaattTAACAACATTCCTTGAGAAGAAAAGTTGTGAAGTATTGCACTTTGTACAGTTTTAATAAAGAGAGAAGAATTATGtgtgggagaaagaaaataggGACTCTAAGATGAGTTAGATTTCTCAGCATGATACGCAAGACCACTCAAAAACAATATTACCCTATTTTAATATAGCAATATAGTAATTTTACTCTAAGTTGATGTATGATTTATTGTACACGAGTGTATCTTTAAAATCCTACACTTGAATTTTGACTTCAATTAACACAATTTGAATTGATGCAATCTTTGGGCTGAGATAGTCCACTCATGTAGATTGAGCCTCAAGCCtaatatgaaataatatcttACTTATTGTCACCCTACTGTTGTCTTTCAACCCTTCTTTTTCGTTTCTCCCTTACTCTCAATACTGAATGTGATATGCATTTAATTAACCAGCACCAAACATACCAAAAAGTTATATACAGACTCAATTATTTGTATAACATGTTTGGTTGTACATTCTAGACATCATTTTTCATGTTCAATGAAAAGCAGGGAGTTATAAATTCCACGTTTAATAACATAATTGACGTGATTATCTTGTAGTGAATTTCCAAACACACATGTAATGGGTTGTTATGCTTCTATATATTCATTCTTGATGTGCATCACACATTATTTTAGGACCATAATCATCGGTTAACTTTAACTAAGTAGAATAAAGGGAATCACAATTTGTTATACCCTGAACTCTGAAGCATCCCATTATTCATGCCACTCTTACCCTCAAGAATCTACAATTGCTTCCAGTCGACATCTTTTTAGTACTTCCCAGTTTCTGCTACATAATCCAGGCTGGGGTTGATTTGCAGTGCGATCGCCCAGGGCCCATGATGGAAGAGGgtccaaaaaaatttcaatcagCTAGTGTGACAAGGAAAAAAATTCAACTCTTTTTAGCAACAATTTCATCTTGTTAGCCTTTATAGAACTCATTTAATTCTTAAACTTCAACTTATTCTAGCATTAAAGTTAACAATTtctcatgtaattttttatatttatatatatttattagtagagaaaatattttgtgtgataaaatacattattttttttaatgaaattgtgCGCctattcttttttatgaaatatgtaTTTATCATACTTATACACAAAGGTCATTGACTATTGTTTTCCATGAATTCATAAAATGTCGGTCCATACCCAAGGATTATTTTGGGGTATTTACTTTTTGCACTTTCCTACGTGCTTCCTACactttccattttaattttatagataaaattatCCTTCATGTTTTTCTACTTTCCTACGTACTTCGTGCCCTCAAAAGTTATGTATTATGAAATAGGTATTTTGTagcacattttttaatttttgagtaATATTCATTccataaatattcattttataacatttttagattaaaaagtCTATTATGAAAtatctattttataatatatttgtaaatttagAATTGTTCTAGAATGCCTATTCtataggaaaaaaattgaaaaatttgtATTATGAAATAGGTGTTCAATAACACATTTTTAGATTTAGAAATATATTACCAAATAGCTATTTTATAAtagagttaaaaattataagatgcCTTGTGAAACACTCACATCATAACTAAACACTCATTCCGCACATTAGAACTTGACACCAAAACAGTTTTAACATAAAATGTTCATTATTTTCCTTCGTCCGTGTCACACCTAAATGGTGAGACCGCAAACCACTTTCTCAATGTATTTTTGTCAGTGTATTAATGTATGAATgatataagaaaataatgtttgaCTTTTATGGCAATGTTATGAGTGATTAAGACTTCTTAATAATATCAGAAAAAGGAATATTGCACAGAGAaagaaatgttaaaattaaagaattatatAAGCCTATGtttagaaatcaattaaaagaaagaaatattatttttttaaatatttcttaaaaattatctttcagAATAAATTAATCCAATTAACCTGAACttcaatattattaatttattatgctaTCGATTTGTCAATAATTGCTAAGCATTGTGTGTTGAGATGAAAAAATTGGGCCATACTAAGCCCATATTTGGTGGTATTTACAATAAGCTTACATTTTAGATATGTCCAACGCAACTCACATGATATATCATCATACTATAAAGCAAATTAAAGCTCCTTTTTTGAAGGCAGAAGATTAGAGCTTTTGGAAACATATTAAGTGTCAAAACATAGAGTGAAGTGTTAAAAAGATAGTCTCTaacacactttttttaattggttaaatttgattgaaaactataaaattaaaaaaatcaataaatatgttataaaaattcacaaaattttatcattttcaataatTGGAATCACTAAAAAATGTGTGTTTTTAGCCTTTCTCAAACATGAATTAAGATTAAGTTtggttttttttgtcatttttgcaAGTTGGCATTGAGCTAtcgtttgataaaaaaaaatccaaatcatCCCTTTCAACTAGAAGAATATCTCAGCCAAATTGTCAAAAAGGGTTTGTGCAGTGGAGTTGGTGATAACAAGAAATAGCGCAGAGTAATAAGGGCAATATTTGGCTACTTGAAACTAACTGTTACCAGAAAATGGTGCAAAGATTGAATGGAAAACGATTAGTGTCcattcttttcttaaaaaatcaaacaaactaaTCACATCTTACTATCTTATATAGGATCCCATTTGTCAAAGATCTACTGAACAAATAAATCATACTCCCCAGAGTTAGAGGTCATTGAtaactttgaagaaaaattaaaaaaggaccCTAACTACATGACGTGATTTGATTACCAgtctctcttttgtttttctacctGCTCCGCATGCTCACTGTTCATATGCCTAACATACGGAAGGTCCATTATGGTAGTGATGTACTTTTTTAATGGATGAAGTGAAATTCAATTGGATTT
Above is a window of Glycine soja cultivar W05 chromosome 12, ASM419377v2, whole genome shotgun sequence DNA encoding:
- the LOC114380442 gene encoding B-box zinc finger protein 22-like isoform X1, coding for MNLVAAKNILHFFLLSLLRHFLNPAPLLRGAPNLFFSFFSLSQFQTVELDTLLEKEVFFEGKEGIFCVGGWNPEFGLVGVERMKIQCNVCEAAEAKVLCCADEAGLCWECDEKVHAANKLASKHQRVPLSTSSSHMPKCDICQEALGYFFCLEDRALLCRKCDVAIHTANAYVSGHQRFLLTGVRVGLEATDPGASSTSLKSDSGEKVSDSSVSRKVSTAPQPSNYNEVLPAEVGGVGEFPSAKVSFGGGSTAGNISQWTIDEFIGLNEFSQNYDYMEGSSRADGGKLGDSDSPVLRSGEEEMEEEDDYLERVPDSSWTVPQIPSPPTSSGLCWPKDHTNLYGSSDSVLFVPDISFSHLQQSQISIFLRRRRQL
- the LOC114378449 gene encoding NADH kinase-like, with the protein product MMLKRLLLLLKPITVFSPPSHTNPQILQFLENRRKVHHDAINFCQAILQKKSIEWKAVHRNNLSQPINDVDLVITLGGDGTLLQASHLMDDKIPVLGVNSDPTQIDEVEEFGSEFDAHRSTGHLCAATVENFEQVLDGILEGQIVPSELTRIVMSVNALHLPTFALNDILISHPCPASLSRFSFRIKEGDQPCSPLVNCRSSGLRVSTATGSTAAMQSAGGFPMPILSQDLQYMVREPISPGATSDHMHGLIKPDQTIVATWTCRKGVIYIDGSHINHTIKAGDIIEISSKAPVLKVLLPHQL
- the LOC114380442 gene encoding B-box zinc finger protein 22-like isoform X2 produces the protein MNLVAAKNILHFFLLSLLRHFLNPAPLLRGAPNLFFSFFSLSQFQTVELDTLLEKEVFFEGKEGIFCVGGWNPEFGLVGVERMKIQCNVCEAAEAKVLCCADEAGLCWECDEKVHAANKLASKHQRVPLSTSSSHMPKCDICQEALGYFFCLEDRALLCRKCDVAIHTANAYVSGHQRFLLTGVRVGLEATDPGASSTSLKSDSGEKVSDSSVSRKVSTAPQPSNYNEVLPAEVGGVGEFPSAKVSFGGGSTAGNISQWTIDEFIGLNEFSQNYDYMEGSSRSSDSSFVIDCVY
- the LOC114380442 gene encoding B-box zinc finger protein 22-like isoform X3; translation: MKIQCNVCEAAEAKVLCCADEAGLCWECDEKVHAANKLASKHQRVPLSTSSSHMPKCDICQEALGYFFCLEDRALLCRKCDVAIHTANAYVSGHQRFLLTGVRVGLEATDPGASSTSLKSDSGEKVSDSSVSRKVSTAPQPSNYNEVLPAEVGGVGEFPSAKVSFGGGSTAGNISQWTIDEFIGLNEFSQNYDYMEGSSRADGGKLGDSDSPVLRSGEEEMEEEDDYLERVPDSSWTVPQIPSPPTSSGLCWPKDHTNLYGSSDSVLFVPDISFSHLQQSQISIFLRRRRQL